Proteins co-encoded in one Nostoc sp. MS1 genomic window:
- a CDS encoding helix-turn-helix domain-containing protein → MASDEKTQEVVMLPLSEVGSIKWTQHRGQKMRLLRGNLTLVALAKKLAEHEIEISRQYLNRMETDPEVKGASPELVMGLCKVLNCSLAELLCLKETKIVQLGVDNGNF, encoded by the coding sequence ATGGCAAGCGACGAAAAAACACAAGAGGTTGTAATGTTACCGCTAAGTGAGGTGGGGTCTATTAAATGGACACAACACAGGGGTCAGAAGATGCGTTTGCTTCGCGGTAATTTGACTCTTGTTGCTTTGGCTAAAAAGCTTGCCGAACATGAGATTGAAATTTCACGACAGTATTTAAACCGCATGGAGACAGACCCAGAAGTTAAAGGCGCTTCTCCTGAACTTGTGATGGGCTTATGTAAAGTCTTGAACTGTAGCTTGGCTGAGTTACTGTGTTTGAAAGAAACCAAAATAGTGCAATTAGGGGTTGACAATGGCAACTTTTAG
- a CDS encoding IS701 family transposase, whose protein sequence is MVEPRSPMKTIKFVDEYCQWYKKLFSDVRSFEAFKYLHIGCISELKRKTLPEIAKIVGLDNQQGLHHFLTKSPWDIEKLRTLRLELILEILKGRPIILIIDETGDKKKGNTTDYVKRQYIGNLGKVENGVVAVTAYGVFCGMTFPLLFEVYKPREKLKPGDKYLTKPQIGAILIRKLQSMGFKFNLVLTDSLYGESGTNFISVLDELELNYLVAIRSNHSVDLLKGQYTQYLKWQRFKRVFSDLSSENRFIREIIHGKREEHRYWQITTDTENLPGNSTWYVMSKYPDITHREVGNFYGLRTWVEYGLKQSKNELGWADYRFTRYEDIERWWEIVCSAYLMVSLHSEQMRPSPGETQSQFASHPWWDNGKGWKNILNNLRLIAQPFILFNLIYPWLTVFPISQLSSGFSKLQSIIYNLTSSIFIFLTHPDFYFSSA, encoded by the coding sequence ATGGTAGAGCCTCGTTCACCCATGAAAACAATCAAATTCGTGGACGAATATTGCCAGTGGTATAAAAAGCTGTTTTCAGATGTTAGAAGTTTTGAGGCATTTAAATACCTGCATATAGGTTGTATTTCCGAACTAAAACGGAAAACATTACCAGAAATAGCAAAAATTGTTGGGTTGGATAATCAGCAAGGTTTGCATCATTTCTTAACTAAATCACCTTGGGATATAGAAAAGTTAAGAACTTTACGTCTAGAACTAATCTTAGAGATATTAAAAGGAAGACCAATCATTTTAATCATTGATGAAACCGGAGATAAAAAGAAAGGTAATACCACAGATTATGTGAAACGGCAGTATATAGGAAATTTGGGGAAAGTAGAGAATGGAGTTGTAGCCGTTACAGCATATGGCGTGTTTTGTGGGATGACTTTTCCACTGTTGTTTGAAGTATACAAGCCTCGTGAGAAATTAAAGCCAGGAGATAAGTATCTTACCAAGCCTCAAATCGGGGCAATACTAATACGAAAGTTACAGTCGATGGGATTCAAATTCAACTTGGTGCTGACAGATAGTTTATATGGAGAGAGCGGGACGAATTTCATATCAGTGCTAGATGAACTTGAGTTAAATTATTTAGTGGCAATTCGCTCAAACCATTCTGTAGACTTGCTTAAAGGGCAGTACACTCAATACTTAAAGTGGCAAAGGTTTAAAAGGGTGTTCTCTGACTTAAGCAGTGAGAATCGGTTTATTCGAGAAATAATTCACGGCAAACGTGAAGAACATAGGTATTGGCAAATTACTACAGACACAGAGAACTTACCTGGAAACTCTACTTGGTATGTCATGAGTAAATATCCCGACATTACACACAGAGAGGTTGGGAATTTCTATGGGTTAAGAACTTGGGTTGAATATGGCTTAAAACAAAGTAAGAATGAATTAGGTTGGGCTGATTATCGTTTTACTCGCTATGAGGATATTGAACGATGGTGGGAGATTGTATGTAGTGCCTACCTGATGGTTAGTCTTCATTCAGAACAAATGCGTCCTTCTCCAGGGGAAACCCAATCACAATTCGCTTCTCATCCCTGGTGGGATAATGGTAAAGGCTGGAAGAACATTCTCAACAATCTCCGTTTAATTGCCCAACCTTTTATCTTATTTAACCTGATATATCCCTGGTTAACAGTTTTTCCTATTTCCCAATTATCTAGTGGTTTTTCTAAACTTCAATCTATTATTTATAACCTCACCAGTTCAATTTTTATTTTCCTAACTCACCCTGATTTCTACTTTTCCTCTGCCTAA